The Alosa sapidissima isolate fAloSap1 chromosome 5, fAloSap1.pri, whole genome shotgun sequence genome has a window encoding:
- the pacs1a gene encoding phosphofurin acidic cluster sorting protein 1a isoform X5, translating into MTEKGGLPRSGAAPGPHLQPFKPVTMSSTRPVQMNLYATWEVDRSSPNCVPRIFSITLKKLVMLKELDRDLTSVVIAVKLQGSKRILRSNEILLSSAGLTETDLQLTFSLQYPHFLKRDANRLQIMLQRRKRYKNRTILGYKTLALGLINMAEVMQHPSEGARVLGLHTTVKDTALPVAEIRVYSLSSQPIDHEGPKTKLSDRSPDIDYSEEEEESDSSEQEGSDDPLQYPFDDEDEVRKKKPRHKLTTAASITRANQPNIKQKFVSLLKRFKVFDEVGFGLDHVSQEQIQDVEEDLDDLYDSLEMYNPSDSGPEMDDTDSIISTPKPKLRPFFEGLSQSSSQTEFGSLNSRCSHGRDTLSTMDCRLKRSSSGHLDDNSESDALELTELEVLADVTPCITLSVAERPRTPLKNQSISSPRLDGDRTPRQRRGTPMRERQLSKPLSERTNSSDSERSPDLNLTPQMPRKIVYDQLNQILLSDSALPESLILVNGTDWQGQYVSEALQAQSLAVVSTCSTSEIQAALSALLSRIQKFCNCNSTTPKPVKVVAVGGQSYLGAILRFFVSELASKTSDWLGHIRILVVPLGSHPVAKHLASLDNRYSSSFQDSGWRELFSRAESPHTDVESVDVVGRISQYISGACVTHQLPIAEAMLTCKPNTHEEDSCQKFVPFVGMVKVGLVEPSPVFTGGDCEESLSVCLSVPSTSPPAHGSAGSPLKDAVTPPPSPSLSGLAVMGSPIMAHGMDAIGLQVDYWAATAPDKRKEGERREAGTKNTLKSAFRSLQVSRLPSSSSAELQHLANTMAMTVVTKEKNKKVPTIFLGKKPKERDIESRSQVIEGITRLICSSKQQQTSLRVSVDGLEWNDVKFFQLAAQWPTHVKYLPVGLFGYSKPTS; encoded by the exons ATGACGGAGAAAGGAGGGCTCCCGCGGAGTGGAGCGGCTCCAGGACCGCACCTGCAACCGTTCAAGCCTGTCACAATGTCTTCTACTCGGCCGGTGCAGATGAACCTATATGCCACCTGGGAAGTTGACCGGTCATCTCCTAATTGTGTACCCAG GATCTTCAGCATCACTTTGAAGAAGCTTGTGATGTTGAAAGAGCTGGATCGTGATCTCACATCAGTTGTCATTGCCGTCAAACTTCAg GGTTCAAAACGAATTCTGCGCTCCAATGAAATCCTTTTGTCCTCAGCTGGTTTGACTGAGACTGATCTGCAGTTGACTTTCTCCTTACAG TATCCTCACTTCCTCAAGAGAGATGCCAATAGACTCCAGATAATGTTGCAGCGGCGCAAGAGGTACAAGAACCGCACCATTCTGGGCTATAAGACCCTCGCTCTGGGCCTCATCAACATGGCAGAG GTGATGCAGCATCCCTCTGAGGGGGCTCGCGTTCTGGGCCTGCACACCACGGTGAAGGACACCGCTCTGCCCGTGGCGGAGATCCGGGTGTACTCCCTGTCCAGTCAACCTATCGATCACGAGGGTCCCAAAACCAAGCTATCAG ACCGCTCCCCAGACATCGACTactctgaggaagaggaggagagtgactCATCTGAACAGGAAGGCAGCGATGACCCGCTCCAG TACCCTtttgatgatgaggatgaggtgAGGAAGAAAAAGCCAAGACACAAACTGACCACAGCTGCATCAATCACGCGAGCAAAT CAGCCTAACATCAAGCAAAAGTTTGTGTCCTTGCTGAAAAGGTTCAAGGTGTTTGATGAG GTGGGCTTTGGCCTGGACCACGTGTCTCAGGAGCAGATCCAGGATGTGGAGGAGGACCTGGACGACCTTTACGACAGCCTGGAGATGTACAACCCCAGCGATAGCGGCCCAGAGATGGATGATACAGACAGCATCATCAGTACACCCAAGCCAAAGCTCAG ACCGTTCTTTGAGGGCTTGTCCCAGTCCAGCTCTCAGACTGAGTTTGGCAGCCTGAACAGCAGATGCAGCCATGGCAGGGACACCCTGAGCACA ATGGACTGTAGATTGAAGCGGTCCAGCAGCGGACACCTGGACGATAACTCCGAGTCAGATGCGCTG GAGCTTACAGAGCTGGAGGTTCTGGCTGATGTCACCCCCTGCATAACCCTGTCAGTAGCTGAAAGGCCACGGACTCCTCTGAAGAATCAGAGCATATCTTCTCCTAG ACTGGACGGGGACCGCACGCCCAGGCAGCGGCGTGGGACGCCCATGCGGGAGCGGCAGCTGTCCAAGCCCCTGAGTGAGCGCACCAACAGCTCCGACAGCGAGAGGTCGCCGGACCTCAACCTCACACCACAG ATGCCGAGGAAGATTGTGTACGACCAGCTGAATCAGATCCTGCTGTCAGACAGCGCCCTGCCAGAGAGCCTGATCCTGGTCAACGGCACTGACTGGCAGGGACAG TATGTGTCCGAGGCCCTGCAGGCCCAGAGTCTGGCGGTGGTGAGCACCTGCTCCACATCTGAGATCCAGGCTGCCCTCTCCGCGCTGCTCAGCCGTATTCAGAAGTT CTGTAATTGTAACTCCACCACGCCCAAGCCAGTGAAGGTGGTGGCAGTTGGTGGACAGAGCTATCTGGGGGCCATCCTCCGCTTCTTTGTCTCTGAGCTGGCCAGCAAAACGTCCGACTGGCTTGGTCACATCAGGATCCTGGTAGTTCCTCTGG GCTCTCACCCCGTGGCCAAGCACCTGGCCTCGCTGGATAATCGCTACAGCTCCTCCTTCCAGGACTCTGGCTGGCGGGAGCTGTTCAGCCGCGCAGAGTCCCCTCACACAG ATGTGGAGAGTGTGGATGTGGTGGGGAGGATCAGCCAGTACATCAGTGGCGCCTGCGTCACTCACCAGCTCCCCATCGCTGAGGCCATGCTCACCTGCAAGCCCAACAC ACATGAAGAGGATTCCTGCCAGAAGTTTGTGCCATTTGTTGGT ATGGTGAAGGTTGGGCTTGTTGAGCCGAGTCCAGTGTTTACAG gcgGAGACTGTGAGGAgagcctgtctgtgtgtctgtctgtgccctcCACCTCACCCCCGGCACACGGATCAGCCGGCTCCCCCTTGAAGGATGCTGTAACCCCAcccccttctccttctctcagcGGATTGGCTGTTATGGG GAGCCCGATCATGGCTCACGGGATGGACGCCATTGGCCTGCAGGTGGACTACTGGGCCGCTACGGCGCCAGACAAGCGCAAGGAGGGCGAGCGACGCGAGGCGGGCACCAAGAACACCCTGAAGAGCGCCTTCCGCTCGCTGCAGGTCAGCCGGCTGCCCAGCTCGTCCTCGGCCGAGCTCCAGCACCTGGCCAACACCATGGCCATGACGGTGGTCACCAAGGAGAAGAACAAGAAAG TCCCCACCATATTTCTTGGGAAGAAGCCAAAGGAGAGAGACATCGAGTCCAGGAGCCAAGTTATCGAAGGCATCACCAGACTTATATGCTCCTCCAAACAACAGCAGACCAGCCTGCGAG TGTCTGTAGATGGCCTGGAGTGGAACGACGTGAAGTTCTTCCAGCTGGCCGCCCAGTGGCCCACGCATGTGAAGTACCTCCCCGTGGGCCTGTTCGGCTACAGCAAACCGACCTCTTAG